ATCACGCGGGGACCCGCGAATCCGATGAGGGCCCGCGGTTCGGAGATGATGATATCCCCCAGCATCGCGAAGCTGGCCGCGACACCCCCGGTCGTGGGATCGGTCATCACGCTGAGGAACGGGATCTTCGCGTCCGAAAGCCGGGCCAGCGCCACGCTCGTCTTGGCCATCTGCATCAGCGAGAGGGTCCCCTCCTGCATTCTCGCCCCCCCGGAGGCGCTGAACACGAGCAGCGGACGCTTTTCCTCCAGCGCCGTCTCGGCCGCCACCGCGATCTTCTCCCCGACCACGCACCCCATCGATCCGCCGAGATACTCGAAGTCGAGGACCGAGAGCACGACCTCGATCCCGTGGATCCGCGCGTTCCCGGTGATCACCGCCTCCTTCCGCCCGGTCTTCTTCCGGGCCTCCTTCAGGCGGTCTGTGTATTTCTTCGTGTCCGTGAACCCGAGCATGTCCACCGACTCGAAATCATCCCCGAACTCCTGGAACGACCCCTCGTCGACCACCGACCGGATCCGCTCCACGGCCGGGATCCGGAAATGGTAGTTGCACTTCGGGCATACGTTCAGGTTTCGCTCCACCTCGGGCTTGTAGATGATCTCGAGGCAGGCGGCGCACTTGATCCACATCCCTTCCGGGGTGCGGATCTTCTTGTCCCCGTCGTCCTTTCTCCGGAACAGCCGTATCGCCATGGACGTTCACCTCAT
The genomic region above belongs to Deltaproteobacteria bacterium GWC2_65_14 and contains:
- a CDS encoding acetyl-CoA carboxylase subunit beta; its protein translation is MAIRLFRRKDDGDKKIRTPEGMWIKCAACLEIIYKPEVERNLNVCPKCNYHFRIPAVERIRSVVDEGSFQEFGDDFESVDMLGFTDTKKYTDRLKEARKKTGRKEAVITGNARIHGIEVVLSVLDFEYLGGSMGCVVGEKIAVAAETALEEKRPLLVFSASGGARMQEGTLSLMQMAKTSVALARLSDAKIPFLSVMTDPTTGGVAASFAMLGDIIISEPRALIGFAGPRVIEQTIKQKLPEGFQRAEFLLEHGMIDMIVERTRLKATLAQTLRFLGASNGK